A stretch of Podospora bellae-mahoneyi strain CBS 112042 chromosome 5, whole genome shotgun sequence DNA encodes these proteins:
- a CDS encoding hypothetical protein (COG:K; EggNog:ENOG503P5J4), which produces MEEPAVIPEKTGQAGTGAGSGPELSSTAAQKKRSRIRFSCTTCRDKKLKCDRQTPCDQCMKRGIEATCEFIPYVTGGSRPGPALPARHHPRDATNPATTTAPAPDSHRSKPAANDSAVHARLRHLEHLVQVLKAQRREAVPVESTAGVAADFGDDFQEDDLPRISARVRETAGMILSDLRYVDASHWESILSDVLSITGSLDRPEDVFQDDDDPIVPPKLERQGQPDLLLGGWPRLSVEELIRYLPPRAIADRLLARLFQAKEPGWIMFHMPSLLRHYEAFWEHPATMTYTELALLFAMFCNASLYYMKSGEELPGGLGDAGEAYRIYKARCAQCLVLGDYTKPWRYKLEAMILYFGSEYLGQQDAHINVSVILSIIVRLAMHMGLHRDPKHYPDMSPFEGEMRRRLWTVLRDVDILIGFQFGLPGNIPNDLYDTALPRNLHDEDFDENTLELPPSRPETEKTVTLWCIMKGRIVNVFSEITTAMSSRKAPGLSDIMRMDRKIDELATQFPPSLRYRPFSQSVVDPVDIIMQRYQLELLFLKCRIVLHRRYMGYARKDKRYEHSRRVCLEAATKTLRHQYDVHCELQTGGRLSHERSHWFLSSLSTHNFLLADMILCLELWFLKAREGRSPPVVEQSPEMIMTKDQILDILRTSRLIWQGRRKESAEANKAFNILTKMLSLSTGESLDGSPESSNNSAYDRLETSSYPAVPVMTFAGLETGLHPAPGLGSQAPQTIVPTGWAPVAGGELPLDGQAAVTWGHGFQQDLPNLGHVDGLMDPNLGGDWTLWDNQILNSSDGVPQIPWDTFFQAGGYGL; this is translated from the exons ATGGAAGAGCCAGCTGTGATCCCGGAGAAGACTGGGCAAGCGGGGACGGGCGCCGGGTCCGGCCCGGAGTTATCCTCGACAGCAGcacagaagaagagaagtCGCATCCGCTTCTCTTGCACAACCTGCAGGGACAAGAA ATTGAAATGTGACCGCCAAACCCCATGCGACCAGTGCATGAAGCGAGGGATAGAGGCTACTTGTGAATTCATCCCCTATGTCACTGGCGGGTCCCGCCCCGGACCGGCTCTTCCTGCGCGTCATCACCCAAGAGACGCCACGAATCCTGCTACGACGACAGCACCTGCACCTGACAGCCACCGCTCCAAGCCCGCTGCCAACGACTCGGCCGTGCATGCCCGGCTCCGACACCTTGAGCACCTCGTCCAGGTTCTCAAAGCCCAACGCCGTGAAGCTGTCCCTGTTGAATCAACCGCCGGTGTGGCCGCCGACTTTGGTGACGATTTCCAGGAGGATGACCTTCCCCGCATATCAGCCCGCGTCAGAGAGACGGCTGGAATGATTTTGAGCGATTTGCGTTACGTTGATGCCTCCCACTGGGAATCTATCCTCAGCGAT GTTCTAAGTATCACCGGAAGTCTGGACAGACCTGAAGATGTGTTccaggacgatgatgatcCCATCGTTCCGCCCAAACTTGAGCGTCAAGGACAACCCGACTTGTTGTTGGGCGGCTGGCCAAGGCTCTCTGTCGAAGAGCTGATTCGCTATCTGCCTCCTCGTGCTATTGCTGACCGACTGCTTGCCCGTCTGTTCCAGGCCAAAGAACCAGGATGGATCATGTTCCACATGCCCAGTCTTCTCAGGCACTACGAAGCCTTTTGGGAGCACCCCGCCACCATGACTTACACCGAGCTCGCCCTTCTCTTTGCCATGTTCTGTAATGCCTCGTTGTACTATATGAAGAGTGGCGAAGAGCTGCCCGGCGGACTCGGCGATGCTGGAGAGGCGTACAGGATCTACAAGGCCCGGTGTGCCCAGTGTCTGGTTTTGGGTGACTACACCAAGCCCTGGCGCTACAAGCTGGAAGCCATGATTCTTTACTTTGGGTCGGAATATCTCGGCCAACAAGACGCACATATCAACGTCTCGGTCATACTGTCCATTATCGTCCGCCTTGCCATGCACATGGGCCTGCACCGAGACCCGAAGCACTATCCAGACATGTCCCCATTCGAGGGAGAAATGCGCCGGCGGCTGTGGACCGTGTTGAGAGACGTGGATATTCTGATTGGTTTTCAGTTTGGTCTGCCAGGCAACATACCAAACGACTTGTACGACACAGCCCTTCCGCGAAACCTTCACGACGAGGACTTTGACGAGAACACCTTGGAGCTGCCCCCATCACGACCAGAAACAGAGAAAACGGTGACGTTGTGGTGCATCATGAAGGGCCGCATCGTCAATGTCTTTTCCGAAATCACCACGGCCATGAGCTCGCGAAAGGCGCCGGGGCTTTCCGACATTATGCGCATGGATCGAAAGATTGACGAGCTCGCGACTCAGTTCCCGCCCAGCCTCCGCTATCGACCTTTCAGCCAGTCGGTAGTAGACCCGGTAGACATTATCATGCAACGGTACCAGCTCGAGCTGCTGTTTCTCAAGTGCCGCATCGTCCTGCACCGACGGTACATGGGTTACGCCCGCAAAGACAAGCGGTACGAGCACTCTCGGCGTGTCTGTCTCGAAGCTGCGACCAAGACGCTCCGTCATCAGTACGACGTTCATTGCGAGCTTCAGACGGGCGGCCGCTTGTCGCACGAGCGCAGCCATTGGTTCTTGAGCAGTTTGAGCACCCACAACTTTCTTTTGGCGGATATGATCCTCTGTCTAGAGCTGTGGTTTCTCAAAGCCAGGGAAGGGCGGAGCCCTCCGGTGGTTGAGCAGTCTCCCGAGATGATCATGACGAAGGACCAGATTCTGGATATCTTGCGGACATCACGGCTGATTTGGCAAGGGAGGCGAAAGGAGTCGGCCGAGGCCAACAAGGCGTTCAACATTCTCACAAAAATGCTGTCTTTGTCCACGGGCGAGAGCCTTGATGGGAGCCCAGAGTCGAGTAACAATAGCGCATACGACAGGCTTGAGACTTCTTCGTATCCGGCAGTGCCAGTTATGACGTTTGCTGGTCTGGAGACGGGGCTGCATCCAGCGCCGGGGCTCGGGTCGCAAGCTCCACAAACGATAGTTCCCACGGGGTGGGCACCTGTTGCCGGAGGCGAGTTGCCGCTGGACGGGCAGGCGGCTGTCACTTGGGGACATGGATTCCAGCAAGACCTTCCAAATTTGGGACATGTGGATGGGCTGATGGATCCGAATTTGGGGGGTGATTGG ACACTCTGGGACAATCAAATCTTGAACTCCAGCGATGGGGTACCACAGATACCATGGGATACTTTTTTTCAAGCAGGAGGATATGGGCTTTGA
- a CDS encoding hypothetical protein (EggNog:ENOG503P519), whose translation MRVHTSVGALASLAWLSSAVAVPRAEDWALTDTTCTTTTSGQATVIVLPGESAASYTLPSVFTFTLPADGGAGSGSLVSSGLANGPSFASSTCESSETPVVPAIPTPSAPVISTITVPVLTVTLPSPPLSSTGPDATPVATATVPGEAASNSVGVVTVTIPEGPSNTATVVLTVTVPQGSGSPGAWSTIITAPGVSGASAGPLVTVTIFTSPASAAPGSPTTSIDWWGSDSTAFVTIPLDTGYGSDISLAPYTLTYTLPVAPGLTDLSIATVTVTPADLSIPTGVGPFATETLSSGVSSWSYVPAPPGTSVVSFTVSASGTIPGYTGVITVTPGMSWGLPTPVSVSRDQSGTATPIAPALVTVTVTSPSQLPTPSSGFAMPSVVTVTPSLGLPAPSIVTVTPSVITTTPSVITATPSSGLPTPSIVAVTYTVPASLGSPASEYTVTYTVSPEGYNGGGPSTVSVPAPWTFTSVPTGDSATPIVVTWPSEQPGPVTVTVTPPTSQVVTTVAPPASQTIVTVTPGVEPASPGLVVTTITPLSGTPVVITLPDTGTPLAPATSAWTTQAFVTETILSNSVVTVTPPSGPPVVVTIPQSVAFTVPTGVSGFPPGTTQAFVTETIASDSVITVTPPSGPPVVVTIPESIAFTVPTGTPPFSAGLSSSTSGTVPPQTVIVSQVTISQTISLGPGSSTVVAVTTQVTLPADSTPTLSESGVLVTPSLATYTIADSYGNPTILTQWTIVPVSPSSSSAGGGGGDGVDGTLSSPTGTVQFITISPIAPASVITILPSVAPSVITIWPSTDSFLTSFVSSTLEVQSGSASPSEITLWPLPTSTDTTCTTFSTGHGSPTISGLGSATSPSSLSVITLWPSTVSPPYSVITIWPSAGDSALAGWPTTSTCNESPAILTSVILLSSVSTPFTPFGTPAISQSSDSGVVVAPTETGQALGSQGLDTSAGDLPESTELPASQPENTESPSQPENTEAPANESEDLMPPPQTQFNRHGQHARTTTLVVLSDSTFGGYAFSSPAAGYGDLPPGYGNPVETAQASSSQGIFFTDSSLPVSQPASVDISFTASVLPISTTSTADLAAMLSSIMSVLSPNATIVSGPGPVLTSVPTASDNSTSSTQPSLTSTTYTSSSSDLLLTSDSIVPTVTALPTTASSLLANISSLTAAPIATSLASTSPNVSTSSRGLPGSTCGAVGDRGAVVFKFDDIPTISTDNDTEASSFPAMPVPFPYHRFFFSNGFSVVLPPRTKFKASSGQQLIQHNSSVSPVAEFGLAELRSNPCFHFSFLGVSLGCDSTSDPCVFNMTGLRWNGTDDVVEARHTFEVAACSKKTDCSLSHQILDSAAALPFSNLTSLNISLSVAGKPETWWADDLQIAWADNDCTVAACRSRVPNTIMIPRISQPFASRAKRLLRWAVRGKDDKFY comes from the exons ATGCGTGTCCACACCTCTGTTGGGGCTCTGGCCAGTCTAGCCTGGCTATCCTCTGCGGTCGCCGTACCACGGGC GGAGGATTGGGCCCTCACCGACACAACATGCACCACTACAACGTCTGGCCAGGCCACTGTTATCGTTCTTCCCGGCGAGTCCGCTGCGTCTTACACGCTTCCGTCAGTTTTCACATTTACTCTTCCCGccgatggtggtgccggctCTGGTTCCTTGGTTTCTTCTGGCTTGGCAAATGGTCCCTCTTTCGCCTCTTCCACCTGCGAGTCCTCGGAAACTCCTGTTGTTCCTGCCATTCCCACTCCTTCGGCGCCAGTCATTAGCACCATTACAGTCCCCGTCTTGACAGTGACGCTTCCAAGCCCGCCACTTTCTTCCACTGGTCCAGATGCAACACCAGTCGCTACAGCGACTGTACCCGGGGAGGCTGCTTCCAATTCTGTGGGCGTTGTGACGGTCACTATCCCAGAGGGCCCCAGTAATACAGCTACCGTGGTTTTGACCGTTACCGTTCCCCAAGGTTCCGGGAGCCCTGGAGCCTggtccaccatcatcactgcTCCTGGCGTTTCCGGTGCCTCGGCCGGCCCTCTTGTCACtgtcaccatcttcacctcgcCTGCCTCGGCGGCGCCCGGTTCCCCGACAACTTCCATCGACTGGTGGGGCTCTGACTCGACGGCCTTTGTCACCATTCCACTAGACACTGGCTACGGATCTGACATTTCGCTGGCGCCATACACCCTCACATACACGCTGCCCGTGGCCCCGGGTTTGACCGATTTGTCGATTGCCACGGTGACTGTGACCCCGGCGGACCTTTCGATACCTACAGGCGTTGGACCCTTTGCGACAGAGACCCTGTCGTCGGGCGTGTCTTCCTGGTCGTATGTTCCTGCGCCGCCAGGCACTTCCGTCGTTAGCTTCACCGTCTCGGCCAGCGGCACTATTCCTGGCTATACTGGCGTCATCACCGTCACACCAGGCATGTCTTGGGGCCTTCCTACGCCAGTCTCCGTATCTAGGGACCAGTCAGGGACCGCTACGCCTATCGCACCTGCCCTTGTCACTGTAACTGTCACGTCTCCTTCGCAACTTCCCACGCCTTCGTCTGGTTTTGCCATGCCTTCTGTTGTGACCGTGACACCTTCCTTGGGCCTTCCTGCGCCTTCGATTGTTACTGTTACGCCTTCCGTTATTACAACGACGCCTTCCGTTATTACCGCAACGCCTTCCTCGGGTCTTCCAACGCCTTCCATTGTGGCCGTGACGTACACCGTCCCCGCGTCACTGGGTTCGCCGGCATCCGAGTATACGGTCACGTATACGGTATCCCCGGAGGGCTACAATGGGGGTGGCCCATCCACCGTTTCAGTGCCAGCGCCATGGACCTTTACCAGCGTGCCTACCGGGGACTCCGCCACGCCTATCGTTGTCACCTGGCCGAGCGAGCAACCTGGTCCCGTGACTGTCACGGTCACGCCTCCCACTTCTCAAGTTGTTACAACTGTTGCGCCTCCCGCTTCCCAGACTATCGTGACAGTGACACCTGGCGTCGAGCCAGCCTCGCCGGGCCTTGTCGTCACAACCATTACACCCTTGTCTGGAACTCCTGTGGTCATCACACTTCCCGACACCGGCACGCCTTTGGCTCCCGCAACATCCGCCTGGACCACTCAAGCCTTTGTCACGGAAACGATTCTCAGCAATAGCGTGGTCACCGTCACGCCTCCTTCAG GCCCACCCGTCGTAGTCACCATCCCCCAGTCCGTTGCCTTCACTGTGCCCACTGGCGTTTCTGGTTTTCCACCTGGGACGACTCAAGCTTTTGTCACGGAAACAATCGCCAGCGATAGCGTCATCACCGTCACGCCTCCTTCAGGCCCACCGGTGGTAGTCACCATTCCCGAGTCCATTGCCTTCACGGTGCCTACTGGCACTCCACCTTTTTCGGCTGGCTTGTCATCATCGACTTCTGGGACggttcctcctcaaacagTGATTGTGTCTCAAGTCACCATCAGCCAGACCATTTCTCTTGGACCCGGCTCCTCCAcggttgttgctgtgacaACACAGGTCACCCTTCCAGCTGACTCGACCCCTACATTATCGGAATCTGGTGTCCTTGTTACGCCTTCCCTGGCCACATACACCATCGCTGACTCCTATGGAAATCCAACAATCTTGACTCAATGGACAATCGTTCCTGTCTCGCCTTCAAGCTCCAGCgcaggcggcggcggaggcgatgGAGTAGACGGAACTTTGAGCAGTCCAACTGGGACGGTTCaattcatcaccatctcaccAATTGCGCCCGCCTCTGTGATCACGATACTGCCATCGGTGGCCCCGTCAGTCATCACCATTTGGCCATCGACAGACAGCTTCTTGACGTCGTTTGTTTCGTCAACTTTAGAGGTGCAGTCTGGCAGTGCCTCTCCGTCCGAGATCACCCTCTGGCCTTTGCCAACTTCGACTGACACCACTTGCACAACCTTTTCGACGGGGCACGGCTCTCCAACAATCTCGGGCCTGGGTTCGGCGACGTCTCCATCCTCACTGTCTGTCATCACACTATGGCCATCGACTGTCAGTCCTCCCTACTCTGTGATCACAATCTGGCCGTCGGCGGGAGACAGCGCCCTAGCTGGCTGGCCTACGACAAGCACTTGCAACGAGTCTCCGGCCATTCTGACGTCGGTTATTCTCTTGAGCTCGGTCTCTACTCCCTTCACGCCTTTTGGGACCCCGGCGATCTCCCAGAGCAGCGATTccggtgtggtggtggcgcccACAGAGACAGGACAGGCTTTGGGCTCCCAGGGATTGGACACTTCAGCCGGCGACCTTCCTGAAAGCACCGAGTTGCCGGCTTCGCAGCCTGAAAACACCGAGTCTCCTTCGCAGCCCGAGAACACTGAAGCTCCTGCCAATGAATCCGAGGATTTGATGCCTCCACCGCAAACCCAATTCAACCGTCATGGGCAACACGCAAGAACCACCACGTTGGTTGTTCTGTCTGACAGCACTTTTGGCGGCTATGCCTTCAGCAGTCCGGCCGCAGGCTATGGTGACCTTCCTCCAGGGTACGGGAACCCCGTGGAAACAGCTCAGGCGTCTTCCAGCCAAGGCATTTTCTTCACGGATTCCAGTCTGCCGGTTTCACAGCCCGCGTCGGTTGATATCAGCTTCACCGCGTCTGTTCTTCCAATATCGACGACTTCCACCGCAGATCTGGCGGCCATGTTATCATCAATCATGTCTGTCCTTTCGCCCAATGCCACAATTGTCTCTGGACCAGGGCCTGTCTTGACCTCTGTTCCAACTGCTTCGGACAACAGCACGTCATCTACTCAGCCAAGTCTCACCTCTACCACCTACACATCATCGAGCAGCGATCTCTTGTTGACTTCAGACAGTATTGTACCAACAGTCACAGCATTGCCAACAACCGCCAGCTCTTTGCTAGCCAACATTTCCAGCCTCACTGCAGCCCCCATTGCCACAAGTCTTGCCAGCACTAGCCCGAATGTGAGCACTTCCAGCCGAGGACTTCCTGGTTCAACATGCGGCGCGGTTGGAGATCGGGGAGCAGTGGTGTTCAAG TTTGATGACATCCCTACCATTTCGACCGACAACGATACCGAGGCCAGCAGTTTCCCAGCGATGCCAGTACCCTTCCCGTATCACCGATTCTTCTTTTCCAATGGTTTCAGTGTCGTTCTCCCGCCTCGCACCAAGTTCAAGGCTTCCTCTGGCCAGCAGCTGATCCAGCACAATTCTTCGGTGTCGCCAGTCGCCGAGTTTGGTCTCGCGGAGCTGCGCTCCAATCCCTGCTTTCACTTCAGCTTTTTGGGTGTCAGTCTTGGCTGCGACTCTACATCTGACCCCTGTGTTTTCAACATGACGGGTCTGCGCTGGAACGGCACCGACGACGTTGTCGAGGCACGTCATACCTTTGAGGTGGCTGCTTGCTCCAAGAAGACCGACTGCAGCCTCAGCCATCAGATTCTGGACTCGGCGGCTGCGTTGCCATTCTCCAATCTGACTTCACTCAACATTTCATTGTCAGTGGCTGGCAAGCCAGAGACATGGTGGGCGGATGACTTGCAAATTGCTTGGGCCGACAACGACTGCACAGTGGCGGCATGCCGGTCGCGCGTGCCAAACACGATCATGATTCCGCGCATTTCACAACCGTTTGCCAGTCGAGCCAAGAGACTGTTGCGATGGGCGGTCCGCGGCAAGGATGATAAGTTCTATTGA
- a CDS encoding hypothetical protein (EggNog:ENOG503PQZB): MCYYQRIIHTCGHTFHIPLFDRPCAHVGTPKCRPRHLLERLKNARKCSACTTPEDLAESKRDARRRRRCPSRRERRAMMKKASSSQL; the protein is encoded by the coding sequence ATGTGCTACTACCAACGCATAATCCACACCTGCGGCCACAccttccacatccccctcttcGACCGCCCCTGCGCCCACGTGGGCACCCCCAAGTGCCGcccccgccacctcctcgagCGCCTCAAAAACGCCCGCAAGTGCTCCGCCTGCACCACGCCCGAGGACCTCGCTGAGAGCAAGCGTGacgcccgccgccgccgccgctgcccctCTCGCCGCGAGCGAAgggccatgatgaagaaggccTCGTCTTCCCAGCTTTGA